A region from the Melioribacter roseus P3M-2 genome encodes:
- a CDS encoding BMC domain-containing protein: MNSLGLVEMTSIAAGMQAADIMLKTSNVELILSRTICSGKYMVLIGGEVAEVETAVDNAVNQLSFGVIDTFVIPNVHKDIFPALAGHSSVEMLEALGIIESFSVASLIEGADAAVKAASVKLIEIRLAMALGGKAFCTLTGDVAAVQSAVDAGAKVIADRGLLVNKVVIPKPRKELLSEMI, encoded by the coding sequence ATGAACTCATTGGGATTAGTCGAAATGACGAGCATTGCAGCGGGAATGCAAGCTGCAGACATTATGTTAAAAACTTCGAATGTCGAATTGATTCTTTCGCGAACAATCTGTTCGGGAAAATATATGGTGCTCATCGGAGGCGAAGTAGCAGAAGTCGAAACCGCCGTAGATAACGCCGTCAATCAATTGTCTTTCGGCGTCATCGATACATTTGTAATACCGAACGTTCACAAAGATATTTTCCCTGCGCTGGCGGGACATTCGAGCGTAGAAATGCTGGAAGCTCTCGGAATAATTGAATCGTTTTCGGTAGCCTCTTTGATTGAAGGCGCTGATGCGGCGGTTAAAGCGGCGAGCGTTAAATTAATTGAAATTCGACTTGCAATGGCGCTCGGAGGAAAAGCTTTTTGCACGCTGACCGGCGATGTTGCTGCGGTACAAAGCGCCGTAGACGCGGGAGCAAAAGTAATTGCCGACAGAGGTTTGCTCGTCAATAAAGTGGTGATTCCCAAACCCCGCAAAGAATTGCTTAGCGAAATGATCTGA
- a CDS encoding cupin domain-containing protein, with protein MKIVNIKDVESRAVDISGAYKANKQIPISAEDGTPAYSMRVFTLEPNGYTPYHSHNYEQLNYVIEGYGIIVDKDGNERPLKEGDFALVMPNEYHQYKNISDNTNFVFICVVPKQYE; from the coding sequence ATGAAAATAGTTAATATTAAAGATGTAGAAAGTCGCGCGGTCGATATCTCCGGGGCATACAAAGCTAACAAACAGATTCCGATATCGGCCGAGGACGGTACGCCCGCATATTCGATGCGTGTTTTTACTCTCGAACCAAACGGGTATACTCCATATCATAGCCATAATTACGAGCAACTTAATTACGTAATTGAAGGATACGGGATAATCGTCGACAAAGACGGAAACGAGCGCCCGTTAAAAGAAGGCGACTTTGCACTTGTGATGCCCAATGAATACCACCAGTATAAAAATATTTCGGACAATACGAATTTTGTTTTCATTTGTGTGGTGCCTAAGCAATACGAATAA
- a CDS encoding SDR family NAD(P)-dependent oxidoreductase: protein MNLADKYGKWAIVTGASSGIGKEFALYLANEKMNLILISRRSKDELAKQLIEKFGIEVITLDIDLSKPENMSVVQKEIENRDIGILINNAGFGKAGDFTNHDIRTYTEMINLNCLAPVYLTDIALEIMLNKKRGAVIFLGSLVAYQPTPYMSVYSATKSFDLTLGLALYGEYKKKGIDILVVNPGPTKTEFHKVAGSDGGFFQREAADVVKTAMKSLGKKPAVLDGIINKILVCAGRFIPVKLSLAITEKIARSIYVKN from the coding sequence ATGAATCTGGCGGATAAATACGGCAAATGGGCAATTGTTACCGGAGCGTCTTCCGGTATTGGAAAAGAATTCGCTCTTTACCTTGCAAATGAAAAGATGAATTTGATATTGATATCGCGCAGAAGCAAAGATGAACTGGCAAAACAATTAATAGAAAAATTCGGTATCGAAGTAATAACGCTCGACATCGATTTGAGCAAACCTGAAAATATGTCTGTTGTTCAAAAGGAAATTGAGAACAGGGATATCGGCATATTAATAAATAACGCCGGATTCGGCAAGGCCGGCGACTTTACGAATCACGATATTCGCACTTATACGGAAATGATTAATCTCAATTGTTTAGCGCCGGTTTACCTGACTGATATTGCGCTCGAAATAATGTTGAATAAGAAAAGAGGAGCCGTAATATTCTTAGGAAGTCTTGTGGCATATCAACCGACGCCGTATATGTCGGTCTACTCGGCAACAAAATCGTTCGATTTGACGTTAGGGCTGGCTCTCTACGGCGAATATAAAAAGAAAGGGATCGACATTCTCGTTGTAAATCCGGGGCCTACAAAGACCGAATTTCATAAAGTTGCGGGTTCCGACGGCGGTTTCTTTCAAAGAGAAGCCGCCGACGTCGTGAAAACGGCGATGAAATCGCTGGGGAAAAAGCCTGCGGTTCTGGATGGAATTATAAATAAAATATTGGTATGCGCCGGCAGATTTATACCGGTTAAATTATCTCTGGCAATTACCGAAAAAATTGCCCGCTCGATTTATGTAAAAAATTAG
- a CDS encoding AAA family ATPase: protein MMNEDLNNLQSEIYEHLWNGRYRLALTAAEKLYSLRPNDPEAIISLAWAYLENGNPTKALDYANLAVELDSDSSRIRFHRAYLLSRMCIYEGALADINKSIDNELNLLKWTLSTKIRSLAGLKKYKEALDLLNRSPFLRADDNAKLSYLKTLLEQAVLISDIDKKIGKKDSEKILGLASDAINKKEYWFALLVSEKLLQHSEYYRDEAELINIESMYYLFQYLPAFRKADKLKDKFAKNKKFNFIYNALIKFMETEDYEEEPSLKLTNENKIALPDLSKTSEKTSAFKTNSLLYPNDFIKLISIKIFDPERESKTKVREYYKQIDKRCNWISVEVIFDNPEFNIKDGEYNCKIVAYIDDMEAGITNFKLNVPKEWDSVIFTQNIGSDLPGFWKKGQGKLELYVNEFKVGEKYFGINDFYIKEKEEKHEEKRKIIKTKERENIVKPPDDKSLEELLEELDSFIGLKNIKQTVRDFITYLEFIKERKKYGLKSEENIAINAVFLGNPGTGKTTIARLIGNILRAMGILPSGHVVEVDRAALVGQYIGETAQKTEKVIQDALGGVLFIDEAYTLIKKSGSAQDFGQEAVDILLKRMEDKKGEFVVIAAGYPEEMNNFLESNPGLKSRFTHTFVFEDYTPDELVEIFKMSAKSEDYRLDKEAEEFLNKELINLYRNRDKSFGNARLIKKILDESKLNLSKRILSLPDSERSKEKLTTITVSDIQNVFKPEKGKSYKTPINEELLSEALDELDNLVGLAGVKKEINELVKLARFFAEEGENLTEKFSDHYLFLGNPGTGKTTVARLFSKIFSALGILSKGHLVETDRQGLVAGYVGQTAEKTKAVIDKAIGGTLFIDEAYALTKSGGSNSDFGREAIDILLKRMEDDRGKFIVIAAGYTEEMKQFVYSNPGLESRFTKSIVFEDYTPDEMMEIIKRALSSDNKKLAPDAEEALLSYFRDLYKHRDRKFGNARIVRNLLERLKKKLLLRIADIDPKDRTEDVMNTIILEDINEVTGIIYNAREYRVKGDPLKLQEYMDELNSLVGLENVKEGILKLISGSKIAQLKREKGLHVIEKNLNTIFIGNDGTGKTTVAKLFGNILRELGILSKGHLVKVERADLVRNFQDSTQLRAEELIKDSLGGILMIDNFSTLFTEDFGKEAFDAILNGITRHKNKFVVILADNFEAATSVIEKNPDLSAYFSQALYFEDYTPRQLLAVAYYIADKHGYLLDEGALQMLLEIFNELYEKRDVNFRNAMTARNILYTAISNQENRIASLINPSDEDLKTIRLEDVQKIKF from the coding sequence ATGATGAACGAAGATTTAAATAATCTTCAATCCGAAATATACGAACATTTGTGGAATGGCAGATACCGTTTAGCCCTTACTGCAGCCGAAAAATTATATTCGCTCCGTCCGAACGATCCGGAAGCAATTATATCGCTAGCATGGGCTTATCTCGAAAACGGCAATCCGACAAAAGCCCTCGATTACGCAAATTTAGCCGTTGAACTCGACAGCGATTCTTCCCGTATCCGATTCCACAGGGCTTATCTCCTTTCTCGTATGTGTATTTATGAAGGAGCTCTCGCCGATATTAATAAGTCGATTGACAATGAACTTAATTTATTGAAATGGACGCTGTCTACGAAAATAAGATCGTTGGCGGGGTTGAAAAAATACAAGGAAGCGCTTGATCTTTTGAACAGATCCCCCTTCCTGCGCGCTGATGACAACGCAAAGTTGAGCTATTTGAAAACCCTGCTCGAGCAAGCCGTACTTATTTCGGATATCGATAAAAAAATCGGGAAAAAGGATTCCGAGAAAATTCTCGGACTTGCATCCGACGCTATTAATAAAAAAGAATACTGGTTCGCACTGCTCGTTTCGGAAAAGTTACTTCAGCATTCGGAATATTACCGCGACGAAGCTGAATTGATAAATATTGAATCGATGTATTATCTGTTTCAGTATCTGCCCGCTTTTCGCAAAGCGGATAAACTAAAAGACAAGTTTGCCAAAAACAAGAAATTCAACTTTATTTATAACGCACTGATAAAATTCATGGAAACGGAAGATTACGAAGAAGAACCGTCGCTCAAGCTTACAAACGAAAATAAAATCGCTCTGCCCGATTTGTCGAAAACGAGCGAAAAGACTTCGGCTTTCAAAACAAACTCTCTCCTCTACCCCAACGACTTCATAAAATTAATTTCTATAAAGATTTTCGACCCGGAACGGGAATCGAAAACAAAAGTACGCGAATACTATAAACAAATCGACAAAAGATGCAATTGGATTAGCGTAGAAGTAATTTTTGACAATCCAGAATTCAACATAAAAGACGGCGAATATAACTGCAAAATTGTCGCTTACATAGACGACATGGAAGCAGGCATAACCAATTTCAAACTGAACGTTCCGAAAGAATGGGATTCCGTAATATTCACTCAAAATATCGGCTCGGATTTACCGGGTTTCTGGAAGAAAGGTCAGGGTAAACTCGAACTTTATGTAAATGAATTTAAGGTCGGAGAAAAATATTTCGGAATAAACGATTTTTACATAAAAGAGAAAGAAGAAAAACATGAAGAAAAACGAAAAATAATAAAAACCAAAGAACGCGAAAATATCGTCAAACCTCCGGATGATAAATCTTTGGAAGAACTTCTTGAAGAGCTCGATTCGTTTATCGGACTCAAAAACATTAAGCAAACCGTTCGCGATTTTATTACATATCTCGAATTCATAAAAGAACGGAAAAAATACGGATTAAAATCGGAAGAAAATATTGCAATAAATGCTGTTTTTCTTGGTAATCCAGGCACTGGTAAAACTACAATAGCGCGTTTAATCGGGAACATTCTGAGAGCCATGGGCATACTTCCCTCCGGTCATGTAGTGGAAGTCGACAGAGCCGCTTTGGTAGGCCAATATATAGGAGAAACAGCTCAAAAAACAGAAAAAGTTATTCAGGATGCGTTAGGCGGCGTTCTTTTTATCGACGAAGCTTATACGCTTATTAAAAAAAGCGGTAGCGCTCAGGATTTCGGGCAGGAAGCCGTCGATATTCTGCTTAAAAGGATGGAAGACAAAAAAGGAGAATTTGTAGTAATTGCCGCTGGCTATCCAGAAGAAATGAATAATTTCCTCGAATCGAATCCGGGACTTAAATCGAGATTTACACATACTTTTGTTTTTGAAGATTATACTCCGGACGAACTTGTCGAAATTTTCAAAATGTCAGCAAAGTCGGAAGATTACAGACTGGACAAGGAAGCCGAAGAATTTCTTAATAAAGAACTTATTAACCTCTACAGAAACCGGGATAAATCCTTCGGCAATGCGCGTCTAATCAAAAAAATATTGGACGAATCGAAACTGAACTTAAGCAAGCGAATCTTATCGCTGCCTGATTCCGAAAGAAGCAAAGAAAAGTTAACCACCATAACCGTAAGCGATATTCAAAATGTATTTAAACCCGAGAAGGGAAAATCTTACAAAACACCGATCAACGAAGAGCTTTTGTCGGAGGCTCTCGACGAATTGGACAATCTGGTGGGTCTTGCAGGCGTCAAGAAAGAAATAAACGAACTTGTCAAACTTGCGCGTTTCTTTGCCGAAGAGGGCGAAAATTTAACCGAAAAATTCTCCGACCACTACTTGTTTTTGGGAAATCCGGGCACAGGTAAAACTACGGTTGCGCGTTTATTCAGCAAAATATTTTCAGCTCTCGGAATTTTGAGCAAAGGTCATTTGGTCGAAACCGACAGACAGGGCCTGGTTGCGGGTTATGTCGGTCAAACCGCAGAAAAGACCAAAGCGGTAATCGACAAAGCTATCGGCGGAACGCTATTTATCGACGAAGCTTATGCATTGACAAAGTCCGGCGGAAGCAATTCGGATTTCGGCAGAGAAGCAATCGATATCCTTTTAAAAAGAATGGAAGACGACAGAGGAAAATTTATCGTAATCGCAGCCGGCTATACTGAAGAGATGAAACAATTTGTTTACAGCAATCCCGGACTCGAATCGAGATTTACAAAATCGATAGTCTTCGAAGACTATACGCCCGATGAAATGATGGAAATCATCAAACGCGCGCTTTCGAGCGATAATAAAAAACTTGCTCCCGATGCCGAAGAAGCTCTTTTGAGTTATTTCAGGGACTTATATAAACATCGCGATAGAAAGTTCGGCAACGCCCGTATTGTTCGGAATCTGCTAGAAAGGCTGAAGAAAAAACTCTTACTTAGAATAGCCGACATCGATCCGAAAGACCGGACAGAAGATGTAATGAATACGATAATTCTGGAAGATATAAATGAAGTTACGGGAATAATATACAATGCAAGAGAATACAGAGTAAAAGGCGATCCCCTCAAACTTCAAGAATATATGGACGAACTGAATTCGCTTGTAGGTTTGGAAAACGTAAAAGAAGGAATACTGAAATTAATAAGCGGTTCAAAGATTGCTCAGTTGAAACGGGAAAAGGGTTTGCATGTAATTGAAAAGAACCTGAATACAATCTTTATTGGCAACGACGGAACCGGAAAAACAACAGTGGCAAAATTGTTCGGCAATATATTGCGCGAACTTGGCATATTGTCGAAAGGTCATCTGGTTAAAGTGGAAAGAGCCGACCTTGTCAGGAATTTTCAGGATTCGACTCAATTGCGCGCTGAAGAATTAATTAAAGATTCTCTCGGCGGAATATTAATGATCGATAATTTCTCAACGCTGTTTACCGAAGATTTCGGGAAAGAAGCTTTCGACGCGATTCTCAACGGAATAACTCGCCATAAAAACAAGTTCGTTGTAATATTGGCCGATAATTTTGAGGCAGCCACATCCGTAATTGAGAAAAACCCCGATTTATCGGCGTACTTTTCGCAGGCGCTTTATTTCGAAGATTATACGCCCCGACAACTTCTTGCGGTTGCTTATTACATTGCCGACAAACACGGATATCTGCTCGACGAAGGAGCTCTTCAAATGTTGCTTGAAATTTTCAACGAGCTATATGAAAAGAGAGACGTTAATTTCAGAAATGCAATGACCGCCCGAAATATTCTATATACTGCAATCAGTAATCAGGAGAACAGGATTGCATCTTTAATTAATCCTTCGGACGAAGATCTTAAGACCATTAGACTCGAAGACGTGCAAAAAATAAAATTCTAA
- a CDS encoding head GIN domain-containing protein: protein MKTKVTVLFLIAIIVAGCGVWGVRGSGNLRTETREIRNFNKIEVGGAYDIKIKCGEKESIEITAEENLLPLIETKVKHNRLIIDTRRSISPRKEIKIVVTVPELNYIECSGANNMRVYNIETEDLDVELSGAGNIVMDGNVKTLHAEISGAGNIDAKSLKAENVYISVSGAASASVYASKYLNASVSGVGSIDYYGDPEKTKTNVSGIGSISRK, encoded by the coding sequence ATGAAAACTAAAGTTACAGTCTTATTTTTGATTGCAATAATTGTTGCGGGATGCGGAGTATGGGGAGTGAGAGGCAGCGGAAATTTAAGAACCGAAACCAGGGAAATAAGAAACTTCAATAAAATTGAAGTGGGCGGCGCTTACGACATTAAAATAAAATGCGGCGAAAAAGAATCGATCGAAATTACCGCCGAAGAAAATCTTTTGCCGCTTATAGAAACGAAAGTTAAGCACAACAGACTAATAATAGACACCCGCAGAAGTATTTCTCCCCGAAAGGAGATAAAGATTGTAGTAACCGTGCCTGAATTAAATTACATCGAATGCTCCGGAGCGAACAATATGCGCGTTTACAATATCGAAACCGAAGACCTCGACGTCGAATTGAGCGGAGCGGGCAATATTGTAATGGATGGAAATGTTAAGACATTGCATGCCGAAATATCGGGAGCGGGCAATATCGACGCTAAATCTCTTAAAGCCGAGAACGTTTATATATCGGTCAGCGGAGCCGCAAGCGCCAGCGTATATGCGTCAAAATATTTAAATGCTTCTGTTTCCGGCGTCGGTTCCATCGATTATTACGGCGACCCCGAAAAAACAAAGACCAATGTTTCCGGTATCGGCTCCATAAGCAGAAAATAA
- the nuoE gene encoding NADH-quinone oxidoreductase subunit NuoE encodes MDGNIFQQYPKNDRSNLIAMLQDIQEVHGYLPEKEIRKVADHLGMSLSGVYGVATFYNQFRLTPLGKNIIRVCRGTACHVKNSANILMALENELGICAGQTTRDKLFTLETVACIGACSIAPVININDDYYGRVTVKEIPKILNKYKKQEQAVSAE; translated from the coding sequence ATGGATGGCAATATTTTTCAGCAATATCCTAAAAACGACCGTAGTAATTTAATAGCCATGCTTCAGGATATCCAGGAAGTTCACGGTTATTTACCCGAAAAAGAAATACGTAAAGTTGCCGACCATCTCGGAATGTCGTTGAGCGGCGTCTACGGCGTAGCCACGTTTTACAATCAATTCCGTCTGACTCCGCTGGGAAAGAATATTATCAGAGTATGCCGGGGCACGGCATGCCACGTAAAAAATTCCGCCAATATTTTAATGGCTCTCGAAAACGAATTGGGAATTTGCGCAGGTCAAACTACGCGCGATAAATTATTTACTCTCGAAACTGTCGCATGCATTGGAGCCTGCAGTATTGCGCCCGTAATTAATATAAACGACGATTATTACGGACGCGTTACGGTAAAGGAAATTCCCAAAATACTCAATAAATACAAAAAACAAGAACAAGCAGTGAGCGCAGAATGA
- a CDS encoding NADH-quinone oxidoreductase subunit NuoF, with translation MKSFIEKCCDQCWHSPSTPCELFVACSVEGPLCHNDDKCKEKYKNLNEALRYVSTDIPVIFIGMGTCGLASGADKVKSAIEEELVNQNINALIVPTGCVGYCAREPIVDIKLPGEDRISYCEIQPKDVKDLIKTTIIDKKVYKKKLLGSYGETKDGIPNIDEIPFFKRQHKVVLKNCGVINPNSIDEYIAAGGFKALDKALRILTPEKVIEEIKASGLRGRGGGGFPTGIKWELAHKKKSDTKYIICNADEGDPGAFMDRSVLESDPYRLIEGMIIGAYAIGASYGYIYCRAEYPLAIERLEDAILKCREYGLLGKNILDSDFDFDLKIKKGAGAFVCGEETALIASIEGKRGMPRPRPPYPADSGLWGKPTVINNVETFANVPSVINMGSAWFASTGTKTSKGTKVFALSGKVVNSGLVEVPMGITLREVVFDIGGGIPDDKKFKAVQIGGPSGGCLPDSVLDTEVDYESLKEVGAMMGSGGFVVMDEDTCMVDVAKFFLTFIQNESCGKCVPCREGTKRMLEIIERIPVRYGSNGDKTEQLQRFKGIIHLQRLAKVIQDTSLCGLGQSAPNPVLSGLRYFRDEYEEHLFERKCGAKVCKEILTYEIDPDVCNGCGVCLRKCSAEAIIGEKKQPHQIIQVKCTKCGMCFESCRFDAIKVN, from the coding sequence ATGAAAAGTTTTATAGAAAAATGTTGCGACCAGTGCTGGCATTCTCCCAGTACTCCCTGCGAGCTTTTCGTAGCTTGCTCTGTCGAAGGACCTCTTTGTCATAACGACGATAAATGTAAAGAAAAATACAAAAATCTCAACGAAGCGCTTCGTTACGTGTCGACGGATATCCCTGTGATATTTATCGGCATGGGCACTTGCGGTTTGGCATCCGGCGCGGATAAAGTTAAATCCGCAATCGAAGAAGAGCTGGTCAATCAAAATATTAATGCCCTGATCGTACCGACCGGCTGCGTCGGTTATTGCGCAAGGGAACCTATAGTCGACATTAAATTGCCCGGAGAAGACAGGATTTCTTACTGTGAAATTCAACCTAAAGACGTAAAGGATCTGATAAAAACAACGATAATCGACAAAAAAGTTTATAAGAAAAAATTACTCGGTTCCTACGGCGAAACAAAAGACGGAATTCCGAATATCGACGAAATCCCTTTTTTCAAAAGACAGCATAAAGTAGTTCTAAAAAATTGCGGCGTAATTAATCCGAATTCGATAGACGAATATATTGCCGCGGGAGGATTCAAAGCTTTGGATAAAGCGCTCAGAATCCTCACTCCCGAAAAAGTTATCGAAGAGATAAAAGCAAGCGGTTTGAGAGGAAGGGGCGGCGGAGGTTTTCCGACCGGCATTAAATGGGAACTGGCTCATAAAAAGAAATCGGATACAAAATACATAATTTGCAACGCAGACGAGGGAGACCCCGGCGCTTTTATGGATCGTTCCGTGCTGGAAAGCGACCCCTACCGACTAATCGAAGGCATGATTATAGGAGCGTATGCAATCGGCGCTTCGTACGGATATATCTACTGTCGAGCCGAATATCCGCTTGCAATCGAAAGGCTTGAAGACGCTATTCTCAAATGCAGAGAATACGGTCTGCTCGGGAAAAATATTCTCGACAGCGATTTCGACTTCGACCTCAAAATTAAAAAAGGAGCGGGCGCTTTCGTATGCGGCGAAGAAACCGCTCTGATAGCTTCCATCGAAGGGAAAAGAGGAATGCCGCGGCCCAGACCTCCGTATCCCGCCGACAGCGGTCTGTGGGGCAAACCTACCGTCATCAACAATGTGGAAACTTTTGCAAATGTGCCTTCAGTCATAAATATGGGTTCGGCATGGTTCGCTTCCACCGGAACAAAGACAAGCAAAGGAACAAAAGTATTTGCATTGAGCGGAAAAGTTGTAAACAGCGGTTTGGTAGAAGTTCCGATGGGCATTACTCTGCGCGAAGTGGTTTTCGATATCGGCGGAGGTATTCCCGACGATAAAAAGTTCAAAGCCGTTCAAATTGGCGGACCTTCCGGCGGCTGTTTGCCCGACTCTGTCCTCGACACGGAAGTCGATTACGAATCTTTGAAGGAAGTAGGAGCTATGATGGGTTCTGGCGGATTCGTAGTAATGGACGAAGACACATGTATGGTCGACGTCGCAAAATTCTTCCTTACATTCATTCAAAACGAATCGTGCGGCAAATGCGTCCCGTGCCGGGAAGGCACGAAAAGAATGCTCGAAATTATTGAGAGAATTCCCGTCCGGTACGGATCCAACGGAGACAAGACAGAACAACTTCAACGGTTCAAAGGAATCATACATCTTCAGAGACTAGCCAAGGTAATTCAGGATACATCGCTTTGCGGATTAGGACAAAGCGCTCCGAATCCGGTTTTGTCCGGTCTAAGATATTTCAGAGATGAATACGAAGAACATTTATTCGAAAGAAAATGCGGCGCCAAAGTTTGCAAGGAAATTCTAACATACGAAATCGACCCGGACGTTTGTAACGGTTGCGGCGTTTGTTTGCGTAAATGCTCCGCAGAAGCAATAATCGGCGAAAAGAAACAACCGCATCAGATTATTCAGGTAAAATGTACAAAATGCGGGATGTGTTTCGAATCGTGCCGTTTCGACGCTATTAAAGTTAATTAA
- a CDS encoding NADH-dependent [FeFe] hydrogenase, group A6, whose translation MNMIELTINDIKVKAEEGMTILEAAKSVGIHIPTLCHMKDLFPTGACRICVVEVDGMRNLTPSCAYPVTEGMKVQTNSPRVRVARKTIVELLIENHPQDCLICVRNKNCELQDLSERYNVREHRYVGEKKNHAIDISSPSMERDPAKCILCGRCVRTCNEIQKIGAIDFTNRGFKSNVTTPFNKGLNISDCILCGQCILVCPTAALRERSHAKEVVNALNDKKKFTVVQVAPAVRATLGEEYNLPIGTNVTGKIITGLRRLGFDKVFDTNFGADLTILEEATELINRLGNGGVTPMFTSCCPGWIKFAEQNYPHLLEHLSTCKSPHEMEGAIIKSYYAKKMGLNPEDIFVVSIMPCTVKKFEASRPELSEDKMPDVDAVLTTRELVRLFKVAGIDFNDLPDDEFDNPLGESTGAAAIFGTSGGVMEAALRTAYFKLSGKELENVDLTNVRGFDGVKEFSVDINGSTVNVAVVNGIGNVRGILEQIERGESKYHFIEVMACPGGCINGGGQPIHQKPEKVQKRARALYEIDAKMKNRKSHENESLKKLYNEFLGEPNGHLSHELLHTTYVNRKNILEEL comes from the coding sequence ATTAATATGATAGAATTAACAATCAACGATATAAAAGTAAAAGCCGAAGAAGGCATGACAATACTCGAAGCTGCCAAATCCGTCGGCATTCACATCCCGACTTTATGCCACATGAAAGATCTGTTTCCTACAGGCGCCTGCAGAATCTGCGTCGTGGAAGTTGACGGGATGAGAAATCTTACTCCAAGCTGTGCATATCCCGTAACCGAAGGAATGAAAGTTCAAACGAATTCACCCAGAGTAAGAGTCGCACGTAAGACTATTGTGGAATTGCTGATAGAAAATCATCCTCAGGATTGTTTGATTTGCGTCAGAAACAAAAATTGCGAGCTCCAGGATTTATCCGAAAGATATAACGTAAGAGAACACCGCTACGTAGGCGAAAAGAAGAATCACGCAATCGACATATCCAGTCCGTCGATGGAAAGAGACCCCGCAAAGTGTATTTTGTGCGGAAGATGCGTCAGGACATGTAACGAAATTCAAAAAATTGGAGCGATTGATTTTACGAACCGCGGTTTTAAGAGTAATGTTACTACTCCTTTCAACAAAGGACTCAATATTAGCGACTGTATTTTGTGCGGACAATGTATTCTGGTTTGTCCGACAGCAGCCTTACGTGAAAGGAGTCACGCCAAAGAAGTTGTCAATGCGCTTAACGACAAAAAGAAATTCACGGTTGTTCAGGTGGCTCCCGCAGTCAGAGCAACTTTGGGCGAGGAATATAATCTCCCGATCGGAACCAATGTTACCGGCAAAATAATAACCGGATTGAGAAGACTCGGTTTCGATAAAGTATTCGACACGAACTTCGGCGCCGATTTGACTATTCTAGAAGAAGCCACGGAACTTATAAATCGCCTCGGCAACGGCGGAGTAACTCCGATGTTCACAAGTTGCTGCCCCGGATGGATTAAATTTGCCGAACAAAATTATCCGCATTTGCTGGAGCATCTATCCACTTGTAAATCGCCTCATGAAATGGAAGGCGCTATTATCAAATCTTATTACGCTAAAAAGATGGGACTGAATCCGGAAGATATTTTCGTAGTTTCGATAATGCCGTGTACGGTCAAGAAATTCGAAGCGAGCCGGCCTGAACTTTCGGAAGATAAAATGCCCGACGTGGATGCCGTTCTGACCACCAGGGAATTAGTCAGACTCTTCAAAGTAGCGGGCATTGATTTTAACGATTTACCTGACGACGAGTTTGATAATCCTTTGGGAGAATCGACCGGAGCTGCGGCAATCTTCGGTACAAGCGGCGGCGTTATGGAGGCTGCACTGAGAACGGCATATTTCAAACTTTCGGGCAAAGAACTCGAGAACGTGGATTTGACGAACGTGCGCGGCTTCGACGGAGTTAAGGAATTTTCGGTCGATATTAACGGCTCTACCGTCAATGTAGCGGTCGTAAACGGCATCGGCAACGTACGCGGAATTCTCGAGCAAATCGAAAGAGGCGAATCCAAATATCATTTCATCGAAGTGATGGCCTGCCCCGGCGGATGCATAAACGGCGGCGGTCAGCCGATTCATCAAAAACCCGAAAAGGTTCAAAAACGCGCGCGAGCTCTCTATGAAATCGACGCTAAAATGAAAAACAGAAAATCGCATGAAAATGAATCCCTCAAGAAACTCTATAATGAATTTCTGGGGGAACCGAACGGTCATCTGTCGCACGAACTGCTGCATACAACTTACGTTAACAGAAAAAATATATTAGAAGAATTATGA